In Exiguobacterium acetylicum, the genomic stretch GTTGCGCAACGATGGCAAGAATCGCATGAACCGATGAATCCGATGTGAACATTGCCGATTCCAAGATATAACGTGTCTGAACCGAGTCAAGGATCGAGAGTAGCCCGATGATTCGTTTGAAGGCATCCTGTTCCCGTTCGCTCAGTTGATTCCACTGTTGCATGTCCTTCGACATTGAGATCTCATCTGGAATCCAGAAGTTCGATAATAGTTGTTTGTAGATCGAATAAAACTGTGGATACGCAATGTCGTTCCAGTTGACGATGGCACTCGTTTCTCCACCGATGATCGCTGTCGCGCGATTCGGATGACGTGCATCAAGCAGTTTGATTTTTTGTAGCTGTTCCATGTGCTTCGACTCCTTCTTGCTGTAATTGAAGAATGGTCCGTTTCGTCCATTCCTTGACGAGATGTGGGCGATTGCGTGGTGACTGTTCGATTTTCAACAGTTCTCCGGCAAGCGGTACCCCGAATTTCGAGAGATGATACGCCATCTCATCCACGGCGCGACAATATTTGACGAACATCTTGTCCCCTGTTCCAAAAACAGCTGCCTGCGGAATCGCATGCGAACTCTCCTTCAGAACGGTTCTAAGACAGTCGCGCATATCGTCGGGTAGTTGCCCATCTCCCCACGTATACGAACCAAAATAGACGATATCATAAGGCATTAACTGATACGTCGTCACTTCGTCCGCAAACAACATCGTCGGTTCGATTCCCATTTCAGAACACGTCTTTGCGACGAGTTCTGCCACCTCCTCCGTGTTTCCACTCAATGACGCGTATACGATTGCTGCCTTCATGATATCGTCCTCCTTATCTTATGATGAACACGATTCACATTCGTCGATCTCAACCGTCGTCGAACGCGTGTAGTAGATCGTCTTCATCCCGAGTTGCCATGCTTCCATGTGCATCTCGAGTAATTCTTTCGCCTTGACATTATTTTTCACGTACAGATTGAAACTGATCGCTTGGTCGATGTGACGCTGACGCGACGCATTTTGACGAATGCTCCATAGCTGGTCAATCTCAAACGCTGATTTATAGAACCAGTTCGTTTCCGGTGTTAAATCTGGAACAGTGACTGGAATCTTATAGTTTTTCTTCTCTTCTGAGTAGACTTTTTTGTAGATTGGATCAATCGATGCCGTACTACCTGCAATGATTGCCGTCGATGAGTTCGGTGCGACTGCCATCAAGTAAGCATTACGCATTCCGTACGCCGTGATGTCGGCTTGGAGACGATCCCAATCGAGTTCATCCGTCGTTTTATAGTGGCGACGTTTGATGTACTCTCCTGTTTGCCATTCCGAACCTTCGAAGAGACGGTACGCGCCCTTCTCTTTCGCAAGTTGCATCGACGCATCGATCGTCAAATAAGCGATTTTTTCGTAGAGACGGTCTGCGTATTGTACCGCTTCGACCGATTCCCAACGGATGCCTTCGAGTGCAAGCAGATGGTGCCAACCGAACGTTCCAAGACCAACGGCACGGTATTTTTGATTCGTCAATTGTGCTTGCGGGACATCGATCGTGTTTAAGTCGATGACGTTATCAAGCATCCGCATCTGAATCGGAATCAATCGCTCGAGGACGTCAGAACGAACTGCACGTGCAAGTGCGATCGATGACAAGTTACAGACGACGAAGTCCCCTGGTGTCTTCGTGACGATGATTTTACCGTCTTCCGTGTACTCTTCCGTCACGGTCGTCGGGCTCATGTTCTGCATGATTTCCGAGCAAAGGTTTGACGAGTAGATCATCCCAGCATGTTTATTCGGATTCGCACGGTTAACGGCGTCACGGAAGAACATGTATGGCGTCCCTGTCTCGAGTTGCGAACGCATGTAGCGTTTGACGAGATCGATTGCCGGAACTGTTTTTTTACTGAGGCGTGGTTCGTTGACACACGCTTCGTATCGTTCCGTGAAGCTGCCACCTTGTTCCGTCTCATCAAAGTAATCCTCGAGGCTGAAGCCCATGACTGTCCGAATTTCATGTGGATCAAACAGATGCCAGTCTTCTCGTGCTTCGACGGCACGCATGAAGCGATCCGGTAAGTTGACACCTGTGAACAAGTCGTGTGTCCGAAGTCGCTCATCCCCATTGTTGAGCTTCGCGTCCAGGAATTCGAGGATATCTTTGTGCCAGATGTCGAGATACACCGCGATCGATCCTTGACGCATACCGAGCTGATCGACGCTGACTGCCGTGTTGTTCAACTGTTTCATCCACGGAATGACACCGCTTGAGACGCCTTTGAAGCCTTTGATGTCTGAGCCACGTGAGCGAATCTTACCCATGTAGACGCCGATTCCGCCGCCACCTTTAGAAAGTGTCGCCACGTCCGTGTTCGAGTCGTAGATACCGCGTAGCGAATCATCGACTGTATCGATGAAACATGAAGAAAGTTGACCGTAAGACTTACCAGCATTCGAAAGTGTCGGAGTCGCAACTGTCATGTAGAGATTCGACAATGCCCAGTAAGACTCTTTGACGAGTTCTAAGCGACGTTCTTTCGGTTCGTTTTGCATCAGTGTCATCGCGATGACCATGAATCGTTCTTGTGGTAGCTCGTACAAGTTTTTGACGTGATCACGTGCGAGGTACCGGTCTGCCAGTGTTCGAAGACCAATGTATGTGAACAAGTGGTCGCGGGATGGATCGATCGTTGCCGACAGTTCGTTGATGTCTTCCTTCGAATACGCATCTAGTAAATGTTTCGTGAAGATGCCGATTTCTGTCAGTTTTTCAATCAGCGTATACAGCGAACCATACCGTTCTTCTGCTGCATATCCGCGATTTTCACCTGCTTCCAGGTATAACCGATTTAAGTAAGTCGCTGTCGCTACGAATGTCCAGTTCGGCTCTTCTGCCTTTAACATATCGAGTGCGTGCATCGTTAACAGTTCATAGACTTGATCGGCTTGCAGGGATTTTCCTTCAAGCGCTCGGATGGCACGTTCAGTATAGCGGTCGATATCAAGTTCCGGATACGTTTCCGTTGCTTGTCTAATCACGACATATACGTCTTCTATTGTCATTGCACCCTTAAAGATGCGTGCTGTATTCAGTGGAGATGCCACTATGAACCACTCCCATTCTCTATCGTTAAACAGGTTCGCATTAGACGATGAAATACGCTAAACTAAAAAAAGACGTCCTACATATAGAAAGGACTCTACAAGTATCACTCTATATATAGACGTTTTAGCCGTTTTTAAACCTGTTAATGTACAAGATATAGGTTATCACTGAAATTCAAAAAAATAACCCCTTGCTTTGAAATTCAGGTCAAACAATTTAAAAAAGGCATCATGACGCCTTTTGAGATATATTGAGATAGCGAGTAAAATGTATTATAAGGTCAAGTGAACTGTTAAAATAAAGATGGTCCATTTCTCCTACTAGAAGAAAAATATTCTCTTCGAATTTTCTGATATACTGAACGTATCGATCTTCCGTCTATCAGGAAGAAGGATTCCATCCATCTATCACGAAAAGACGGCATATACGTATGTACGTTGAAAGGAGCTTACCTCATGCAAGTCGATTACACACCAAATCCGAATTCCGTCAAAATCACGCTCGAAGAACAACGCTTCGGTGCTAAAAGTACGAGTGTCAAAAAAGAAGATACACCTGAAGATGCGTTGCTCGCATCATTGATCGCCCTTGATGGCATCGACAATCTATTCGCTTACGGCGACTTCGTGACGGTTACGAAAGAACCAGAAGCAGAATGGAACGAACTGCTACCACGCATTGAAGCAAACATGTAAAAAACAAGAAGACACCTGTTCCTGGACAGGTGTCTTTGTTCAAGGAGCGATCACTGATGCCAACCGTATCCATCATCATTCCGACGTACAATCGTCCTCGTGAATTAGCAGAAGCGCTAGAAGCATTGACGCGTCAACATTATCAAGACTTCGAAGTCATCGTCTTAAACAATAATGGAGACGATGTCTCAACAGTGACGACTGCGTATCAGGACCGTCTTCAACTGACCTATGTCGAGTTACCCGAAAACCATCATGTTCGTGCTCGAAATCATGGCGTCACGCTCGCTTCCGGTCGGTATATCTTACTTCATGACGATGACGACCTCTTATTACCGAGTCACCTCGAAGAAGCAGTCGGCGATCTCGAAGCTGGTGCCGATCTCACCTATACGGACGCGGAACTCTTTACGTATCGCTGGGAAGACAATCACCGGATTGCAATCGATTCTGAGCCATTCGCGTATCCGTACGATCCGGAGACGATTCGAGAAGACTCGACGTATATTCCGTCCGGGTCGCTCTATCGTAAATCGCTCCACGATCAACTTGGTCCGTTTGACGAAGACGTCTTCAACTACTGGGACTGGGACTGGATCTTACGTGTCGGCAAGGATCATTTAATACTGCACCCAGCGCGCGCGACCGTCTTATATGCTTTTAATCCGTCGGGTAATCATGAATCCGCGCGTCAGGATGCAGCGCGACGCGTCTTTTTTGAACGCCTCGTTGAAAAACACCAACTTCCGACAAATGAAATGAAGAACTTCCATATCGTCCAGGCTGAGCGCCGCGCACGATTGCGCCAGACCCGCCGTACCTTCAATGGTCAATTGACAGAAAGTGAGTGATCCCATGTACACCGAAAAACAACTTGAATTATTAGCATTATTAACACAAAATGGCCCGATGGACGTGGACTTGCTTGCGCAGATGCTCGACTGGGAAGCGTCAGAAGTAGCAGCTTCGATCGAGACATTCAAACGCGATGGTGTCCTCCTCGGTTACACCGCTGTCATCGACTGGCAAAAGATTCATGCTCATCATGGCGTGACAGCTTTCATCGATGTCAAAGTCACACCGAAACGCGGACGCGGTTTTGACGAGGTAGCGGAGCGGATCCATCGTTTCCCGGAAGTGACGTCCCTTTATTTGATGTCGGGCGCATATGACTTACAAGTCGTCCTTGATGGCAAATCGCTACAAGAAGTCTCTCAATTCGTCTCGGAAAAATTATCGACGCTCGACTCCGTCATCTCGACGACGACCCATTTCCGCTTGAAGACCTACAAGCACGATGGTGTCCTCTTCAGTCAGGATGATGACGACAAACGATTGAAGGTGTCTCCATGAAGTCTCTATCTGAACGTGTCGAACAGCTAGCCCCATCTGGCATCCGTCGTTTCTTTGATTTAGCAGGATCGATGGAAGACGTCATCTCCCTTGGTGTCGGCGAACCAGATTTCGTCACGCCATGGAATGTTCGCGAAGCGAGCTTCGCAGCACTCGAGCAAGGTTATACAGCGTATAGTGCCAACGCCGGTTTACTCGAGTTACGCCAGGAAATCGCACTTTACATGCAAGAAAAGTTCGCCATCTCCTATTCGACGACGGAGGAGATCATCGTCACGACTGGAGCCTCAGAAGGACTCGACCTTGCCTTTCGTAGTTTGATCAATCCAGGAGATGAAGTCATCGTCGTTGAACCGGCGTTCGTTTCGTATGCTCCCTTGATCGAACTCGCTGGAGGCATTCCTGTCGCCGCTGCGTGTCATGCAGAAGACGGTTTTGCGATTCAACCGGAAACGATCGAACAATTGCTGACAGATAAGACGAAAGCGATCATTTTCTGTTTCCCATCGAATCCGACAGGCTCGACGATGTCGCGCGATCAATTAGCGGACCTAGCGTTACTCGTCCAAAAGCATGATCTATATGTCATCAGTGACGAGATCTATGCGGAACTTTCCTACGAAACGGAAGCGATCTGCTTCGCGACCCTTCCCGGAATGCGGGAGCGGACGATCATCATCAACGGTTTCTCGAAAGCCTTCGCTATGACAGGATGGCGGCTTGGCTTCACTTGCGCCCCACCTGCGATCACGCAATCGATGCTGAAGGTCCATCAATACGGGATGATGTGTGCCCCGACACTCGTTCAATTCGCGGGCATTGAAGCACTGCGTTCTCGTCATAAGACGGTTCCTGATATGGTGACGAGTTATCGTCAACGCCGGAACTACTTCGTTAAGGCGTTAAACGATGCGGGTCTCCCGACACACTTACCGGGTGGCGCCTTCTATGCCTTTCCGTACATCGGTCATACCGGGCTGACGAGTGAGCAGTTTGCTGAACAACTGTTACTCGCAGAACGTGTCGCCGTCGTTCCAGGATCTGTCTTCGGAGCAAGCGGTGAAGGTTATGTCCGGGCAAGTTATGCAAGTTCGATTGAACAACTCCAAGAAGCGATCGCTCGGATTCAGCGCTTCATGAAAAAATGGCAGACTCAAGATGAGGCAGCATCGTCTCGTTCACATTAAAAAAATGATCCGCCTTGCTCAAAAGAGCAGGCGGATCATTTTTTAGTCTACATAGAGAACGAGAAACATCCGATGGTCGTCTTCCGCATGATACGGCGAGATTGGACCGAGTTGTGGCGCAAAGACTTCCAACCGATATGGTGAATCCTTGAAGTCAAGTGGTGTCCGCTCTTTGATCAAGCGTCCCATTTCGTCCGCTAGTTCTTTCACTTCAACCAAACTACGCGAGCGTTCCATCGGTGCTTCGAAGACGAATGCCTCGATCCCCTCAATCGACGCACATCGGAGGAAACGCCGGAGTGACGGCAATGCTGCTTCCATGTTATCCTCGATCGTTTGGTTCTCCTCGTACACAGGGGCTCCCCAGAGGCGCGCCTCACTTCCTGTCGCACTCCGGAAATGATCAATCGTCTCTTCCGTGATGGGATCACGCGTCAACGCGAAGCGTGTTTTATCCCGCTTCAGATTCTTTTCATTCGTCCGGTCGATTTCTGTCAGCAAATCAAGTTGAAGTGGTCGTGCTAACCGAAACAATTCGCGTTGCAGACGTGCTAAGGAATGACCAATCGGAACAATCGTATCTTTCGCTTTCGGCGGTTTATCGCCTTCATACCCGTTCATGACACGTGCGATTTGTCCGGCCTCATGCACGAGTCGATAAAACGAACCGTCCTGAGCATCGTTTACTGTCCCAAGCGTCTCGTGCTGTGCTGCAAGATCCGCCACGTATTGATTCGCAAGGCAGGTCGAGATCATCAAGACGTCGACAAGCTCCAAGCGAAGGGCTTCTAAATCATTTTGTTCCAGTGCTTCTCCGACCTCACCGACTTCTTCCGTCAGGCGTGCGAGACCAGATAGCGGCCGAAAATAACCGCCGAGTGAGCGAATCGTCGCATCAACCTTTTGTTGCAGTGTCTTCATCTGTTCCATCTGTCTGACCCTCCACGATTGCTTGGCGTACGTGCATTTCTGTCTCTTGTTTGACGCGTTGCGTAAACGCCTGATTTTTCTTCCATTCCCGGATTCCGACAGATGTCGCAGCAATCAACGCAGCAATTACTCCGATTTCTCTTTTACGCATCGAGATCTCCTCCTTTTGAATGACTCGTTCCCTACCTAAACATGATATGATGATATCAATTAATTCTACATAATCCAGTAAGAGGTGTTGCTTGTGTCGACTGAACGTCTTTGGCAAATGGCCCGGTTCCTGACGGTGATCTTCGCCTTCTTAATTGGTGGATGGTTACTCATCCGCCTCTCGTCCATCTTGTATCCATTCGTCTTTGCGTTTCTGCTTGCCCTTTTCAGCCGACCGCTCGTCGATTTCTTCCAAAAGCGGTTACGGATCAATCGTGGATGGGGTGCGTTGTTATCAATCATTTTAATCAGTGGCCTATTAGTTGGTTCCCTCGCCTTGATCATCATGCAGTTGATTCGCGGTCTTGTGTTCGTCGCCAATCAATTACCGGCGCAAATTCAAGAGTTGAGCCTGTATTTTCAAAAGCTCTACAATGAAAAACTGGCACCAATTTGGAACGATGCTTCGGAAGCCTTACGCTCACTGGAACCATCGCAACAAAACACGGTCCAAAACAGTATCCAATCCCTCGGTAGTTCACTTGCGAGTGCGATTGGTGAAGGATCAAAAAGTATCGCCATGATGCTACAAACGGTCCTTGCAACGTTGCCATCGATTGCATTAATTTTCGTCATCGTCCTACTCGCTTGGTTCTTCATCGCAAAAGATTGGCACCAATACGAGATGCGATTGAAACGTTATGAGATGCTTCCTTGGTTCGCTCGTTTCGAGTCAGTCTTCTTGAGTTTACGGTCTGCCTTGTTTGGCTACATCAAAGCACAGTTCACCTTGATTACGATCACGTTCTTCATCGTCTTGATCGGTTTGTTCGTCATTGGTGTCGAGCATCCGTTTGCAGTCGCGTTTATCGCTGCCTTTTTCGATATCTTGCCGTATCTTGGTACTGGTTCCGTCTTCTTGCCTTGGATCGCTTACTCCTTGATTACCGGAGATACGACACTTGCGATTGGTCTCGGGATTCTGTATGCTCTCGTCATTCTCCAGCGCAACATCATGGAACCGAAAATCGTCGGCGACAACATCGGGATTCAACCGATCACGGCCTTGATCGCACTGTTCGTCGGGATCAAATTCTTTGGTGTCTTCGGACTGATTCTCGGACCATTGATCGCTGTTATCTTAAAAGCACTCTACAACGCCCAGATTTTCCATTATATTTGGGACTTCGTCAAAGGATCACCCACACCATTTCGGTGAGGGTGATTTTTTTGGTACAGCTGCATATAACGGATATCCTTCCGCGTCCACCGGTCGACTCGCTGGTAAGTAATCACACGGAAAACGGGCGCCCGTCGCAAGCAGACAAGCGTCGAGCCAATCATCCATCGCAACATGCGACTTATGTTGTTCCCACAGCGGTGGACAATCAAAACGCTTTAGTAATTCGATTCGTTCCTCAATGCCTTCGGTCGTCTTCTTTGAAAAACGTGCCGGATGACCGGCGAGTCGCGCGAAACAGACTTCCGGATGGGCTTCAATCATCTCCGTTCGATATACACTGCGAACTTCTCTGATTTTCGGTAATAGATACCACGCTTGTTTTGAAAGCCCGATCCCCGCATGTTGTTTCGCTAAATCATTTGCTTCCATATAGGTTGAGGCTGTCAGCGCACTGAGAAACGGGGCATTAAAGACACTGCTCGTTCGCCCAGGGCGTAATTCCTGTCGCAACAGTTGATCCGTTTCGCGTCGTCCTTCCGTTAAACCAATCGGCATATCGACCCAAATCCGGTCAGCTCTAGGGATATTTGCAAGTGTCGGTTCGACCGATCCCGTATAACGACCGTTTTCGTACATAACGACGACCCAGCCCGCCTTTGCCGCATCAATTCCGATGACGATCATTCGTCTTCTCCCGGAAAGAACGCAGTAGTGATAAGACGGTGAAGATACCGATGAACGTCGCGAGACCGAGCGATAGACGGTCGCGCGCATCCATATACCAGACGATGGCAAGAATCGTCAACAAGACACCGAGTAGATTCCAACGTCTCATTTTTCTTGCTCGACGAATCGATACAGACTACGAACCATAACGCCTGTCGCTCCTTTTGGACCAATCTCAGACGCTTGATTCTGTTCCGATGTTCCCGCGATATCGAGGTGTAGCCAAGGTGTGTCACCGACGAATTCCCCGACGAACGCACCACCGAAGATCATATGTCCCATGCGTCCCGGTGAGTTGTTCAAGTCTGCGACTTCCGAACGGCGGACTTGTTTGATGAACGCATCAACATATGGCATTTGCCAAACCATCTCATTCGTTTCTTTCGTCACCTGTTCAAAGCGTTCGTAAAGTGACGCATCGTTCGTCAACGCACCAGTGATTTCTGTTCCAAGCGCGACAAGGACACCGCCTGTCAACGTTGCGAGATCGATGATCGCTTTAGGTTGATACTCTTTCACGTACGTGACTGCGTCAGCAAGGACAAGCCGTCCTTCGGCATCCGTGTTCAAGACTTCGATCGTTTTTCCTGCCATCGACGTGATGACGTCATCCGGCTTGAAGGCATCCCCGGAAATCATATTGTCCGTTGCCGGAATGACACCGATGACGTGAACATCTGGCTTCAGTTGACCGAGTGCTTCGAATAAGCCGAGAACCGCTGCCGCTCCCCCCATGTCGCCTTTCATCCCAACGATCCCGTCTTTCGGTTTGATGGAATAACCACCTGTATCGAATGTGACGCCCTTCCCGACGACCGCGATCGGTGCTTCTGCTGATCCTTTATATTCAAGGACGATCAATTTCGGTGGAATGACGGATCCTTGGTTGACGGCAAGCAAGGCGCCCATCCCGAGTGCTTCCATCTCTTCCTTATCGATGATCCGGAGATCATGCCCATGACGTTCCGCGATGAAACGTGCTTCGTCCGCAAGCGCTGGCGCCGTCAAAAGATTCCCTGGCATCGTTACGAGACGACGCGCTAAGTTCGTCGCTTCACCTAAGACCGTACCACGAAGGACGGCTTCGTCATCAGAAGGTAAGACCGTCAGTTGTAACGTATATGATTTCGAAGGCGACGTCTTATAATGTTTGACCTCATATGTAGCGAGGGTGAATGTCTCAGCAATCAGCTCGACCGGTTGTCCCGGGAATGTCGTCGCATCAACTGTGACATGTTCTAAGCGACGGGCTTTCACATGCTGTGCTGCTTTTCCGAGTAAGCGACGTAACTCATCTTGCGAAAGCTGATCAACTTTCCCGAGCCCAACGAACAAGACACGTGCCACGTCTCCCGATAATGTCGGCAACAGTCGGAGTTCTCCGCGTTTCGTTGAAATATCGCCC encodes the following:
- a CDS encoding ribonucleoside-diphosphate reductase subunit alpha, whose protein sequence is MASPLNTARIFKGAMTIEDVYVVIRQATETYPELDIDRYTERAIRALEGKSLQADQVYELLTMHALDMLKAEEPNWTFVATATYLNRLYLEAGENRGYAAEERYGSLYTLIEKLTEIGIFTKHLLDAYSKEDINELSATIDPSRDHLFTYIGLRTLADRYLARDHVKNLYELPQERFMVIAMTLMQNEPKERRLELVKESYWALSNLYMTVATPTLSNAGKSYGQLSSCFIDTVDDSLRGIYDSNTDVATLSKGGGGIGVYMGKIRSRGSDIKGFKGVSSGVIPWMKQLNNTAVSVDQLGMRQGSIAVYLDIWHKDILEFLDAKLNNGDERLRTHDLFTGVNLPDRFMRAVEAREDWHLFDPHEIRTVMGFSLEDYFDETEQGGSFTERYEACVNEPRLSKKTVPAIDLVKRYMRSQLETGTPYMFFRDAVNRANPNKHAGMIYSSNLCSEIMQNMSPTTVTEEYTEDGKIIVTKTPGDFVVCNLSSIALARAVRSDVLERLIPIQMRMLDNVIDLNTIDVPQAQLTNQKYRAVGLGTFGWHHLLALEGIRWESVEAVQYADRLYEKIAYLTIDASMQLAKEKGAYRLFEGSEWQTGEYIKRRHYKTTDELDWDRLQADITAYGMRNAYLMAVAPNSSTAIIAGSTASIDPIYKKVYSEEKKNYKIPVTVPDLTPETNWFYKSAFEIDQLWSIRQNASRQRHIDQAISFNLYVKNNVKAKELLEMHMEAWQLGMKTIYYTRSTTVEIDECESCSS
- a CDS encoding aminotransferase, encoding MKSLSERVEQLAPSGIRRFFDLAGSMEDVISLGVGEPDFVTPWNVREASFAALEQGYTAYSANAGLLELRQEIALYMQEKFAISYSTTEEIIVTTGASEGLDLAFRSLINPGDEVIVVEPAFVSYAPLIELAGGIPVAAACHAEDGFAIQPETIEQLLTDKTKAIIFCFPSNPTGSTMSRDQLADLALLVQKHDLYVISDEIYAELSYETEAICFATLPGMRERTIIINGFSKAFAMTGWRLGFTCAPPAITQSMLKVHQYGMMCAPTLVQFAGIEALRSRHKTVPDMVTSYRQRRNYFVKALNDAGLPTHLPGGAFYAFPYIGHTGLTSEQFAEQLLLAERVAVVPGSVFGASGEGYVRASYASSIEQLQEAIARIQRFMKKWQTQDEAASSRSH
- a CDS encoding Lrp/AsnC family transcriptional regulator — protein: MYTEKQLELLALLTQNGPMDVDLLAQMLDWEASEVAASIETFKRDGVLLGYTAVIDWQKIHAHHGVTAFIDVKVTPKRGRGFDEVAERIHRFPEVTSLYLMSGAYDLQVVLDGKSLQEVSQFVSEKLSTLDSVISTTTHFRLKTYKHDGVLFSQDDDDKRLKVSP
- the ytvI gene encoding sporulation integral membrane protein YtvI, producing MSTERLWQMARFLTVIFAFLIGGWLLIRLSSILYPFVFAFLLALFSRPLVDFFQKRLRINRGWGALLSIILISGLLVGSLALIIMQLIRGLVFVANQLPAQIQELSLYFQKLYNEKLAPIWNDASEALRSLEPSQQNTVQNSIQSLGSSLASAIGEGSKSIAMMLQTVLATLPSIALIFVIVLLAWFFIAKDWHQYEMRLKRYEMLPWFARFESVFLSLRSALFGYIKAQFTLITITFFIVLIGLFVIGVEHPFAVAFIAAFFDILPYLGTGSVFLPWIAYSLITGDTTLAIGLGILYALVILQRNIMEPKIVGDNIGIQPITALIALFVGIKFFGVFGLILGPLIAVILKALYNAQIFHYIWDFVKGSPTPFR
- a CDS encoding glycosyltransferase family 2 protein, whose amino-acid sequence is MPTVSIIIPTYNRPRELAEALEALTRQHYQDFEVIVLNNNGDDVSTVTTAYQDRLQLTYVELPENHHVRARNHGVTLASGRYILLHDDDDLLLPSHLEEAVGDLEAGADLTYTDAELFTYRWEDNHRIAIDSEPFAYPYDPETIREDSTYIPSGSLYRKSLHDQLGPFDEDVFNYWDWDWILRVGKDHLILHPARATVLYAFNPSGNHESARQDAARRVFFERLVEKHQLPTNEMKNFHIVQAERRARLRQTRRTFNGQLTESE
- a CDS encoding flavodoxin domain-containing protein, which produces MKAAIVYASLSGNTEEVAELVAKTCSEMGIEPTMLFADEVTTYQLMPYDIVYFGSYTWGDGQLPDDMRDCLRTVLKESSHAIPQAAVFGTGDKMFVKYCRAVDEMAYHLSKFGVPLAGELLKIEQSPRNRPHLVKEWTKRTILQLQQEGVEAHGTATKNQTA
- a CDS encoding NifU N-terminal domain-containing protein, producing MQVDYTPNPNSVKITLEEQRFGAKSTSVKKEDTPEDALLASLIALDGIDNLFAYGDFVTVTKEPEAEWNELLPRIEANM
- a CDS encoding DUF429 domain-containing protein; amino-acid sequence: MIVIGIDAAKAGWVVVMYENGRYTGSVEPTLANIPRADRIWVDMPIGLTEGRRETDQLLRQELRPGRTSSVFNAPFLSALTASTYMEANDLAKQHAGIGLSKQAWYLLPKIREVRSVYRTEMIEAHPEVCFARLAGHPARFSKKTTEGIEERIELLKRFDCPPLWEQHKSHVAMDDWLDACLLATGARFPCDYLPASRPVDAEGYPLYAAVPKKSPSPKWCG
- a CDS encoding MazG nucleotide pyrophosphohydrolase domain-containing protein; its protein translation is MEQMKTLQQKVDATIRSLGGYFRPLSGLARLTEEVGEVGEALEQNDLEALRLELVDVLMISTCLANQYVADLAAQHETLGTVNDAQDGSFYRLVHEAGQIARVMNGYEGDKPPKAKDTIVPIGHSLARLQRELFRLARPLQLDLLTEIDRTNEKNLKRDKTRFALTRDPITEETIDHFRSATGSEARLWGAPVYEENQTIEDNMEAALPSLRRFLRCASIEGIEAFVFEAPMERSRSLVEVKELADEMGRLIKERTPLDFKDSPYRLEVFAPQLGPISPYHAEDDHRMFLVLYVD
- a CDS encoding leucyl aminopeptidase, with the protein product MQTNQSVDVLVVGISGNQPLDERLQALYGDKLEEWVRQGDISTKRGELRLLPTLSGDVARVLFVGLGKVDQLSQDELRRLLGKAAQHVKARRLEHVTVDATTFPGQPVELIAETFTLATYEVKHYKTSPSKSYTLQLTVLPSDDEAVLRGTVLGEATNLARRLVTMPGNLLTAPALADEARFIAERHGHDLRIIDKEEMEALGMGALLAVNQGSVIPPKLIVLEYKGSAEAPIAVVGKGVTFDTGGYSIKPKDGIVGMKGDMGGAAAVLGLFEALGQLKPDVHVIGVIPATDNMISGDAFKPDDVITSMAGKTIEVLNTDAEGRLVLADAVTYVKEYQPKAIIDLATLTGGVLVALGTEITGALTNDASLYERFEQVTKETNEMVWQMPYVDAFIKQVRRSEVADLNNSPGRMGHMIFGGAFVGEFVGDTPWLHLDIAGTSEQNQASEIGPKGATGVMVRSLYRFVEQEK